Proteins encoded together in one Thermus neutrinimicus window:
- a CDS encoding AAA family ATPase, which yields MRETWRIDRLVLQGFKSFAERTALDFPDPITGIIGPNGSGKSNLVEALRFVTGARAHELRGQELGTFLFHGGEGRPPQAMAEVRLELSRGRERLTVERRIEGDRSLFRVNGRPLSAKALALHLAGTGLGRGGYAIVGQGEVAGLLEAPEEVLLAQLEEASGLKPVAEAARVAEKELEEAHRLLEERERELRELKAQAERLKGEAERARRAQALDLEALALKASLLEARMEEAQAEMARAEERLKALAREEETLEREREALEARRLALAHEEESLRQELEAVRLRLKEREGLERELKELTRLQRALDRPPPPDPGPPVPPPPRPLQELRTRLKHLKEEVERLLAAKRRQEEAFRRYLAETARYEERLKAYQEALAERSRLEEELAHRLEELRDLEAQMAERRRLEARLADLRAQAQGSLREAERLRRLVEAGSDLHEGPRRVRRLPGVLGVLADLVAPEPGLELAIEVALGPRLQWVLTQDEEAAKAAIALLKREGGRATFLPLTLLSPPPPPSPPSVPGLLGPAFRLARLRHPGLPEEEVLRALLGDTLVFAHLDAALAYRRAGGRERAVTLEGEVLERLGALSGGRVKGGGETLLLRRRLEELEAEKEQLAREIKALEEALASLPPHRLLEEARAQVGALQARLRSPLPPPPQSPTPPQETGEEARLRALEKEREELEKTLAQAEAHEGWRLLSQAREAWIASQEEVRRIQVKLEELKAKLAASQPLLARAQELEERLGAVRAERSKLEDQQTRALTRANALLSERENLRLLLARREALLEELGRERDSLPPLDRLPGTPRALQARLAQVERERAALGPVNALAERELRELEARLEAQTKEVEEATQALLRLEAEAKAVERAYGERLRESFGLFQSAFQKHALALLGAQAQVKREGKGLKLVVIPAGKRTQDLRLLSLGEKTLGALAFLFSLGELQGGLPLAVLDEVDAALDEANLVRFTRFLHSGRQFILVTHQKRTMEACHALYGVTAQGGVSRVYSIRKEVAHDPK from the coding sequence ATGAGGGAAACCTGGCGCATAGACCGCCTCGTCCTCCAGGGGTTCAAATCCTTCGCGGAGCGCACCGCCTTAGACTTTCCGGATCCCATCACCGGGATCATCGGGCCCAATGGTTCCGGTAAGAGCAACCTGGTGGAGGCCTTGCGCTTCGTGACCGGGGCCCGCGCCCACGAGCTACGCGGACAGGAACTCGGCACCTTCCTCTTCCACGGGGGCGAGGGCCGTCCGCCCCAGGCCATGGCGGAGGTGCGCCTAGAGCTTTCCCGGGGAAGGGAACGCCTCACCGTGGAACGGCGCATCGAGGGGGACCGCTCCCTCTTCCGGGTAAACGGCCGCCCTTTAAGCGCCAAGGCCCTGGCCCTCCACCTTGCGGGCACGGGTTTGGGCCGCGGAGGGTACGCCATCGTGGGCCAAGGAGAGGTGGCCGGCCTCCTGGAAGCCCCGGAGGAAGTCCTGCTGGCCCAGCTGGAGGAGGCTAGCGGGCTCAAGCCGGTGGCGGAAGCAGCCCGGGTGGCGGAGAAGGAGCTGGAAGAGGCGCACCGCCTACTGGAAGAGCGCGAGCGGGAACTTCGGGAGCTTAAGGCCCAGGCGGAGCGGCTTAAAGGGGAGGCAGAGCGGGCTAGGCGCGCCCAAGCCCTGGACCTCGAGGCCCTAGCCCTCAAGGCAAGCCTCCTGGAAGCCCGCATGGAGGAAGCCCAAGCCGAGATGGCGAGGGCCGAGGAGCGACTTAAGGCCCTGGCCAGGGAGGAGGAAACCCTAGAGAGGGAACGGGAAGCCCTGGAGGCCAGGCGCCTGGCCCTGGCCCACGAGGAGGAGTCCCTGCGCCAGGAACTGGAAGCGGTGCGCCTGCGCCTAAAGGAGCGGGAGGGCCTGGAACGGGAGCTTAAGGAGCTTACCCGCCTGCAAAGGGCCCTGGACCGTCCCCCGCCCCCGGACCCCGGCCCTCCGGTACCCCCTCCCCCCCGGCCCCTCCAGGAGCTTCGCACCCGGCTGAAGCACTTGAAAGAGGAGGTAGAACGCCTGCTGGCTGCCAAAAGGCGCCAAGAGGAGGCCTTCCGTAGGTACCTGGCGGAAACCGCCCGCTACGAGGAACGCCTTAAGGCCTACCAGGAGGCCCTGGCAGAACGCTCCCGCTTGGAGGAGGAGCTTGCCCACAGGCTTGAGGAGCTCCGGGACCTCGAGGCGCAGATGGCCGAAAGAAGGCGGTTGGAAGCCCGCCTTGCTGACCTGCGCGCCCAGGCCCAAGGAAGCCTTAGGGAGGCCGAGCGCCTAAGGCGGCTTGTGGAGGCCGGCAGCGACCTCCATGAGGGACCCCGAAGGGTGAGGAGGCTTCCTGGGGTGCTGGGGGTGTTGGCGGACCTGGTTGCGCCTGAGCCGGGGCTGGAGCTGGCCATAGAGGTGGCCCTGGGCCCCCGGCTCCAGTGGGTGCTCACCCAGGACGAGGAGGCGGCCAAGGCCGCCATCGCCCTCCTGAAACGGGAAGGGGGCCGGGCCACCTTCCTGCCCCTCACCCTTCTTTCCCCACCACCTCCCCCCTCCCCCCCTTCCGTGCCCGGACTCCTGGGACCCGCCTTCCGCCTGGCCCGACTCCGGCACCCGGGCCTGCCCGAGGAGGAAGTCCTCCGGGCCCTCCTGGGGGATACCCTGGTCTTCGCCCACCTGGACGCAGCCCTGGCCTACCGGAGGGCCGGGGGAAGGGAAAGGGCGGTCACCCTGGAAGGCGAGGTGCTGGAGCGCCTGGGAGCCCTATCCGGCGGGCGTGTGAAAGGGGGCGGGGAAACCCTCCTCCTGAGGCGGCGTTTGGAGGAGCTGGAAGCCGAAAAGGAGCAGCTTGCCAGGGAGATAAAGGCCTTGGAAGAGGCCCTGGCCTCCCTACCCCCCCACCGCCTTCTGGAGGAGGCCCGGGCCCAGGTGGGAGCCCTACAAGCCCGCCTTCGCTCCCCCTTACCCCCGCCTCCCCAATCCCCCACCCCTCCCCAGGAAACGGGGGAGGAAGCCCGGCTTCGGGCCCTGGAGAAAGAAAGGGAGGAGCTGGAGAAAACCCTGGCCCAGGCGGAGGCCCACGAGGGCTGGCGCCTCCTCTCCCAGGCCAGGGAAGCTTGGATAGCCTCGCAGGAGGAGGTGCGCCGCATCCAGGTAAAGTTGGAGGAGCTAAAGGCCAAACTCGCCGCCAGCCAGCCCCTTCTGGCCAGGGCCCAGGAGTTGGAGGAGCGCCTGGGGGCCGTGCGGGCGGAAAGGAGCAAACTCGAGGACCAGCAAACCCGGGCTCTTACCCGGGCCAACGCCCTCTTGAGCGAGCGGGAAAACCTCCGCCTGCTCCTGGCCCGCAGGGAAGCCCTCCTGGAGGAACTGGGCCGGGAAAGGGACTCCCTCCCCCCCCTGGACCGCCTGCCTGGCACGCCCAGGGCCCTCCAAGCGAGGCTGGCCCAGGTGGAGCGGGAAAGGGCGGCCTTGGGACCCGTAAACGCCCTGGCGGAAAGGGAGCTAAGGGAGCTGGAAGCCCGCCTCGAGGCCCAGACCAAGGAGGTGGAGGAAGCCACCCAGGCCCTCCTTCGCCTCGAGGCTGAAGCCAAGGCGGTGGAAAGGGCCTACGGGGAAAGGCTGAGGGAAAGCTTCGGGCTTTTCCAAAGTGCCTTCCAAAAACATGCCCTAGCCCTTCTTGGAGCCCAGGCCCAGGTGAAGCGGGAGGGAAAGGGGCTGAAACTGGTGGTGATCCCCGCAGGAAAGCGCACCCAAGACCTCCGGCTTCTGTCCCTGGGGGAGAAAACCCTGGGGGCCCTCGCCTTCCTCTTCTCCTTGGGCGAACTCCAAGGGGGCTTACCCTTGGCGGTTTTGGACGAGGTGGACGCCGCCTTGGACGAGGCTAACCTCGTCCGCTTCACCCGCTTCCTGCACTCTGGCAGACAGTTCATCCTGGTCACCCACCAAAAGCGCACCATGGAGGCCTGCCACGCCCTCTACGGGGTCACCGCCCAAGGAGGCGTGAGCCGGGTGTACTCCATCCGCAAGGAGGTAGCCCATGACCCTAAATGA
- a CDS encoding GerMN domain-containing protein, with amino-acid sequence MRRLLTPFNLLGLAFFGLGALVYWQGQGGQAPSALPLPSEETPAANTLPMILYLPNPPQGLLKETRTLELAPGDTPENKVLAAWAEALKAPKPRGLYRLDRLLVVDLPADFAQGLDASQEALRLYSLAYTLLSTFPQAQEVRFLVEGEPRPGLAHLDLSRPIQLP; translated from the coding sequence ATGCGCCGACTCTTGACCCCCTTTAACCTCCTTGGCCTCGCCTTCTTCGGCTTGGGGGCCTTGGTCTACTGGCAAGGCCAGGGAGGGCAGGCCCCATCTGCCCTCCCCTTGCCCTCAGAGGAAACCCCGGCCGCTAACACCCTGCCCATGATCCTCTACCTCCCCAACCCGCCTCAGGGCCTCCTTAAGGAAACCCGCACCCTCGAGCTGGCCCCGGGGGATACGCCGGAGAACAAAGTTCTGGCCGCCTGGGCCGAGGCCCTAAAGGCCCCCAAGCCCCGGGGCCTCTACCGGCTGGACAGGCTTCTCGTGGTGGACCTTCCCGCCGACTTTGCCCAGGGATTGGATGCCAGCCAGGAAGCCCTGCGCCTCTACAGCCTGGCCTATACCCTCCTTTCCACCTTCCCCCAGGCCCAGGAGGTGCGCTTCCTGGTGGAGGGAGAACCCAGACCGGGCCTGGCCCACCTGGACCTTAGCCGCCCCATCCAGCTACCATGA
- a CDS encoding N-acetylmuramoyl-L-alanine amidase family protein: protein MRFFALVLVLLPALAQAPRPLLVGGEVGQALYPGGRGVSYGEVRLVARGLGLALWQGEGRVALGLGSRYKVFPLVAQEAQAAAQGAAWKRGQEVFVPLRPLSEALGLEYRAQEGILLQLPWARLLGVERKPGQVLLRFSREVNALLEGNSVLFLLAQGEGAGLRQEARGLRLALETPPTRLYYPGGGQVALEWGSPAKPRPTVLLDPGHGGKDPGISVGGLLEKDLTLDLARRVAARLPKAQLTRQGDQTVPLEARLRLAQGASVVVSLHVTQGSAVYLYLPKVRSTPLAQNAETLLASAPAEQAALLKVYAGDPRRLAQGLQKAFSALGIVLAQAEGPYALTDIPGAGVVLEVGAQRLKTPEARNQIAEAIAQAIRAYLE from the coding sequence ATGAGGTTCTTTGCCCTGGTCCTGGTTCTCCTTCCCGCCCTGGCCCAGGCCCCAAGGCCCCTCCTGGTGGGAGGAGAGGTGGGCCAGGCCCTTTACCCTGGGGGGAGGGGCGTGTCCTATGGGGAGGTGCGCCTGGTAGCCCGGGGCCTGGGGCTCGCCCTGTGGCAAGGGGAAGGCCGGGTGGCCCTGGGCCTGGGAAGCCGCTATAAGGTTTTTCCCTTAGTGGCACAGGAGGCCCAGGCCGCCGCCCAGGGGGCCGCCTGGAAACGGGGGCAGGAGGTTTTCGTCCCCTTGCGGCCCTTAAGCGAGGCCTTGGGCCTAGAATACCGGGCCCAGGAGGGGATCCTCCTCCAACTGCCCTGGGCCAGGCTTTTGGGGGTTGAGCGGAAGCCGGGGCAGGTCCTCCTCCGCTTCTCCCGGGAGGTGAACGCCCTGTTGGAGGGCAACAGCGTCCTCTTTCTCCTGGCCCAGGGAGAAGGGGCGGGCCTGAGGCAGGAGGCCCGGGGGCTTCGCCTCGCCTTGGAGACCCCACCCACCCGGCTCTACTACCCCGGAGGGGGCCAGGTGGCCTTGGAGTGGGGTTCCCCCGCTAAACCCAGACCCACGGTACTCCTGGACCCCGGCCATGGGGGGAAGGACCCGGGGATCTCGGTGGGGGGTCTTTTGGAAAAGGACCTCACCCTGGATCTGGCCAGGCGGGTGGCCGCCCGCCTACCCAAGGCCCAGCTCACCCGGCAAGGGGATCAAACCGTACCCCTCGAGGCCCGCCTGCGCCTGGCCCAGGGGGCTTCGGTGGTGGTTTCCCTGCACGTCACCCAAGGCAGCGCGGTCTACCTCTACCTGCCCAAGGTCCGCTCCACCCCTTTAGCCCAAAACGCCGAAACCCTTCTGGCCTCAGCCCCCGCCGAGCAAGCCGCCTTGCTCAAGGTCTACGCGGGGGACCCAAGGCGCCTGGCACAGGGCCTACAAAAGGCCTTCTCCGCCTTAGGCATCGTGCTGGCCCAGGCGGAGGGTCCTTATGCCCTCACGGACATCCCCGGGGCGGGGGTGGTCCTCGAGGTGGGGGCACAACGGCTAAAGACCCCTGAGGCCCGCAATCAGATAGCGGAGGCCATCGCCCAGGCCATCCGCGCCTATCTGGAGTAG
- the smpB gene encoding SsrA-binding protein SmpB, with protein MALVLENRRARHDYEILETYEAGIVLKGTEVKSLRAGKVDFTGSFAKFENGELYLENLYIAPYEKGSYTNVDPRRKRKLLLHRHELNRLRGRVEQKGLTLVPLKIYFNERGYAKVLLGLGRGKKAYQKKEDDKKRAVRRALEEL; from the coding sequence ATGGCCCTCGTGCTGGAGAACCGCCGGGCACGGCACGACTACGAGATCCTGGAAACCTACGAGGCGGGGATCGTCCTAAAGGGAACCGAGGTGAAGTCCCTTCGCGCCGGTAAGGTGGATTTTACGGGAAGCTTTGCCAAGTTTGAAAATGGCGAGCTTTACCTGGAAAACCTTTACATCGCTCCTTATGAGAAGGGGTCCTACACCAACGTGGACCCCAGGCGAAAGCGCAAGCTCCTCCTTCACCGCCACGAGCTCAACCGGTTAAGGGGCAGGGTGGAGCAGAAGGGCCTCACCTTAGTACCGTTAAAGATTTACTTCAACGAACGGGGCTACGCCAAGGTGCTCCTGGGGCTTGGGCGGGGCAAGAAGGCCTACCAAAAAAAGGAAGACGACAAGAAGCGGGCTGTGCGCCGCGCCTTGGAGGAACTATGA
- a CDS encoding carbon-nitrogen hydrolase family protein translates to MRLALGHIAKRESLSEFLQALTPLVRQAREEGALALLLPELVLGRQGHEELPRALEALAGENRMAVLAGYLAPGPRNRLGVFPQGPFYDKVHPFLAQGEEGDEGVEPGEGPVTWELGGRRFGLALCYDLDFPELFRSYALMGVEAFLVGSAWPGEYQELLSVLARARAAENQAYLLLANRADTGSPSLAVAPDGRLLASRREEGLAVVDLDLGFLEEYRARYPILRHRRIGAYRLW, encoded by the coding sequence GTGCGGCTAGCCCTGGGGCACATCGCCAAGCGGGAAAGCCTCTCGGAGTTTCTTCAGGCCCTCACCCCCTTGGTGCGCCAGGCCCGGGAGGAGGGGGCCTTGGCCCTCCTCCTTCCCGAGCTGGTCCTGGGAAGGCAAGGGCATGAGGAGCTTCCCCGTGCCCTCGAGGCCTTGGCCGGGGAAAACCGCATGGCGGTGCTGGCCGGCTACCTGGCCCCTGGCCCCAGGAACCGGCTTGGCGTCTTCCCCCAGGGCCCCTTTTACGACAAGGTGCACCCCTTCCTGGCCCAGGGAGAGGAAGGGGACGAGGGGGTTGAGCCCGGGGAAGGCCCCGTGACGTGGGAGTTAGGGGGGCGAAGGTTTGGGCTTGCCCTTTGCTACGACCTGGATTTCCCCGAACTCTTCCGCAGCTACGCCCTGATGGGCGTCGAAGCCTTTTTGGTGGGCTCGGCCTGGCCCGGGGAGTACCAGGAGCTCCTTTCTGTCCTGGCCAGGGCTAGGGCCGCGGAGAACCAGGCCTACCTCCTCCTCGCCAACCGGGCGGACACGGGAAGCCCCTCCCTGGCGGTGGCCCCTGATGGCCGCCTCCTGGCCTCGAGGCGGGAGGAAGGCCTGGCGGTGGTGGACCTGGACCTGGGTTTCCTGGAGGAGTACCGCGCCCGCTACCCCATCCTCCGCCATCGCCGGATAGGGGCCTACCGGCTCTGGTAA
- a CDS encoding biotin transporter BioY: protein MKTEVLPYPPLVKTLWPHRTLARDLALILGGSLLVALAARVSIPLPFTPVPITGQTLGVLLVGAALGSRLGFLALLAYLAEGAMGLPVFAGGTGGLAKILGPTGGFLLAFPLAAGLVGLLVERFGLDRSFLGTLLAMLAGNALLYLVGLPWLAAWLMGAGKFTGTGALLAMGLFPFIPLDLVKAVVAALLLPSAWKVLGRR, encoded by the coding sequence ATGAAAACCGAGGTTCTCCCTTATCCACCCCTGGTTAAAACCCTCTGGCCCCACCGCACCCTGGCCCGAGACCTGGCCCTGATCCTGGGGGGTAGCCTCCTGGTGGCCTTGGCCGCCAGGGTCAGCATCCCCTTGCCCTTCACCCCTGTACCCATCACCGGCCAGACCCTAGGGGTTCTCCTGGTGGGTGCCGCCTTGGGAAGCCGCCTGGGGTTCCTGGCCCTTCTCGCCTACCTGGCGGAAGGGGCCATGGGGCTACCCGTTTTCGCTGGGGGAACGGGCGGCCTGGCCAAGATCCTGGGCCCTACCGGAGGCTTTCTCCTGGCCTTCCCCCTGGCCGCAGGCTTGGTGGGGCTACTGGTGGAGCGTTTCGGCCTGGACCGGAGCTTCCTGGGAACCCTTTTGGCCATGCTGGCGGGCAATGCCCTGCTTTACCTGGTGGGGCTTCCCTGGCTTGCCGCCTGGCTCATGGGGGCAGGAAAGTTTACCGGAACAGGTGCTCTTCTGGCCATGGGGCTTTTCCCCTTCATCCCTTTGGACCTGGTGAAGGCGGTGGTGGCAGCTTTGCTTCTGCCCTCCGCCTGGAAGGTGCTGGGAAGGCGCTAG
- the gap gene encoding type I glyceraldehyde-3-phosphate dehydrogenase: MKVGINGFGRIGRQVFRILHGRGVEVALINDLTDNRTLAHLLKYDSIYHRFPGQVGYDDENIYVDGKAIRATAIKDPKELPWGSLGVDVVIESTGVFTDADKARAHLEAGAKKVIITAPAKGEDITIVMGVNHEQYDPARHHIISNASCTTNSLAPVMKVLEEAFGVEKALMTTVHSYTNDQRVLDLPHKDLRRARAAAINIIPTTTGAAKATALVLPSLKGRFDGSALRVPTATGSISDITAVLKREVTAEEVNAALKAAAEGPLKGILAYTEDEIVLQDIVMDPHSSIVDAKLTKALGNLVKVFAWYDNEWGYSNRVADLVELVLKKGV; this comes from the coding sequence ATGAAGGTAGGCATCAACGGATTCGGCAGAATCGGCCGTCAGGTGTTTCGCATCCTCCACGGGCGAGGGGTGGAGGTAGCCCTCATCAACGACCTTACCGACAACCGGACCCTAGCCCATCTCCTCAAGTACGATTCCATCTACCACCGCTTCCCCGGCCAGGTGGGGTACGATGACGAGAACATTTACGTGGACGGCAAGGCCATCCGGGCCACGGCCATTAAGGACCCCAAAGAGCTTCCCTGGGGAAGCCTGGGGGTGGACGTGGTCATCGAGTCCACGGGGGTGTTTACCGATGCCGACAAGGCCAGGGCCCACCTCGAGGCGGGGGCCAAGAAGGTGATCATCACCGCCCCGGCCAAGGGGGAGGACATCACCATCGTCATGGGAGTGAACCACGAGCAGTACGATCCCGCCAGGCACCACATCATCTCCAACGCCTCCTGCACCACCAACTCCCTGGCCCCGGTGATGAAGGTGCTGGAGGAGGCCTTTGGCGTGGAAAAGGCCCTCATGACCACCGTTCACTCCTACACCAACGACCAGCGGGTGCTGGATCTGCCCCACAAGGACCTGCGCCGGGCGCGGGCGGCGGCCATCAACATCATCCCCACCACCACCGGGGCCGCCAAGGCCACGGCTTTGGTGCTCCCTTCCCTGAAGGGGCGTTTTGACGGGAGCGCCCTCAGGGTGCCCACGGCCACGGGGAGCATCTCCGACATCACCGCGGTGCTCAAGCGGGAGGTGACCGCGGAGGAGGTGAACGCGGCCTTGAAGGCGGCGGCGGAGGGGCCGCTAAAGGGCATCCTGGCCTACACCGAGGATGAGATCGTCCTTCAGGACATCGTGATGGATCCCCACTCCTCCATCGTGGATGCCAAGCTCACCAAGGCCCTGGGCAACCTGGTGAAGGTCTTTGCCTGGTACGACAACGAGTGGGGCTACTCCAACCGGGTGGCGGACCTGGTGGAGCTGGTGCTGAAGAAGGGGGTTTAG
- a CDS encoding phosphoglycerate kinase, with the protein MRTLKDLDPRGKRILVRVDYNVPIKEGVVQDDTRIQESLPTLRHLLEQGASLVLLSHLGRPKGVDPKYSLAPVAEALGRYLSGVRFVPHSPGSDQAHQAVQALVPGEVALLENVRFEPGEEKNDPELAARYARLGEAFVLDAFGSAHRAHASVVGVARLLSSFAGFLMEKEVKALSRLLRDPEKPYAVVIGGAKVSDKIGVMENLLPRIDRLLIGGAMAFTFIKALGGEVGKSLVEEDRLDLAKDLLKRAESLGVRVHLPVDVVAAERIEAGVETRTFPADAIPVPYMGLDIGPRTQEAFAEALKGSKTVFWNGPMGVFEVPPFDEGTLAVGRAVAALEGAFTVVGGGDSVAAVNRLGLKDRFSHVSTGGGASLEYLEKGTLPGIEVLE; encoded by the coding sequence ATGCGCACCCTTAAGGACCTGGACCCCAGGGGCAAGCGCATCCTGGTACGGGTGGATTACAACGTTCCCATCAAGGAGGGGGTGGTCCAGGACGACACCCGGATCCAAGAAAGCCTTCCCACCCTGCGCCACCTCCTGGAGCAGGGGGCTTCCTTGGTCCTCCTCTCCCACCTGGGCCGGCCCAAGGGGGTGGATCCCAAGTACTCCCTGGCCCCGGTGGCGGAGGCCTTGGGGCGGTATCTTTCCGGCGTCCGCTTCGTGCCCCACAGCCCCGGCTCCGACCAGGCGCACCAGGCGGTTCAGGCTCTGGTCCCGGGTGAGGTGGCCCTTTTGGAGAACGTGCGCTTTGAGCCGGGGGAGGAGAAGAACGACCCCGAGCTTGCCGCCCGCTACGCCCGGTTGGGAGAGGCCTTTGTCCTGGATGCCTTTGGCAGCGCCCACCGGGCCCACGCCAGCGTGGTGGGGGTGGCGAGGCTTCTTTCTTCCTTCGCGGGGTTCCTCATGGAGAAGGAGGTGAAGGCCCTTTCCCGTTTGCTCCGGGATCCGGAGAAGCCCTATGCGGTGGTGATCGGGGGGGCCAAGGTTTCGGACAAGATCGGGGTCATGGAAAACCTCCTGCCCCGCATAGACCGCCTTCTCATCGGCGGGGCCATGGCCTTCACCTTTATCAAGGCCCTTGGGGGCGAGGTGGGGAAGAGCCTGGTGGAGGAGGACCGGCTGGATCTGGCTAAAGACCTCCTGAAGCGGGCGGAGTCCTTGGGGGTGAGGGTGCACCTGCCGGTGGACGTGGTGGCGGCGGAGCGGATCGAGGCGGGGGTGGAAACCCGTACCTTCCCTGCGGACGCCATTCCCGTGCCCTACATGGGCCTAGACATCGGGCCCAGGACCCAGGAGGCCTTCGCCGAGGCCCTAAAGGGGTCCAAGACGGTCTTCTGGAATGGGCCCATGGGGGTCTTTGAGGTACCGCCCTTTGACGAGGGTACCTTGGCGGTGGGCCGGGCGGTGGCGGCCTTGGAGGGGGCCTTCACCGTGGTGGGAGGGGGTGACTCGGTGGCGGCGGTGAACCGCCTTGGCCTTAAGGACCGCTTCAGCCACGTATCCACGGGAGGAGGGGCGAGCCTGGAGTACCTGGAGAAGGGCACCCTTCCGGGGATTGAGGTTTTGGAGTAG
- the tpiA gene encoding triose-phosphate isomerase, producing the protein MRRVLVAGNWKMHKVPSEARVWLAELKRLLPPLQSEVAVLPAFPMLPVAKEVLSGTQVAYGAQDVSPHREGAYTGEVSARMLSDLGCRYTLVGHSERRRYHGETDALVAEKAKRLLEEGITPILCVGEPLEVRERGEAVPYTLAQLRGSLEGLNPPGPESLVIAYEPVWAIGTGHNATPLDAEAMHQAIRQALGELYGEEFARRVRILYGGSVNPKNFGDLLSMPNVDGGLVGGASLELESFLSLLRIAG; encoded by the coding sequence ATGCGCAGGGTTTTGGTGGCGGGAAACTGGAAGATGCACAAGGTACCCTCGGAGGCCAGGGTATGGCTTGCCGAGCTCAAGAGGCTTTTACCTCCTTTGCAGTCCGAGGTGGCGGTGTTGCCCGCCTTTCCCATGCTCCCCGTGGCCAAGGAGGTGCTTTCCGGTACCCAGGTGGCCTACGGGGCCCAGGATGTTTCCCCCCATCGGGAGGGGGCCTACACCGGGGAGGTTTCCGCCCGCATGCTCTCCGATCTAGGGTGCCGCTATACCCTCGTGGGCCACTCGGAGAGGCGGCGCTACCACGGCGAGACGGATGCCCTGGTGGCGGAGAAGGCGAAAAGGCTTTTGGAGGAGGGGATTACCCCCATCCTGTGTGTGGGGGAGCCCTTGGAGGTGAGGGAGAGGGGGGAGGCGGTGCCCTATACCCTGGCCCAGCTTAGGGGAAGCCTCGAGGGCCTAAACCCTCCGGGTCCCGAGTCCTTGGTGATCGCCTACGAACCGGTCTGGGCCATCGGTACCGGGCATAACGCCACCCCCCTGGACGCGGAGGCCATGCACCAGGCCATCCGTCAGGCCCTGGGTGAGCTTTACGGGGAGGAGTTCGCCAGGAGGGTGCGGATCCTCTATGGGGGAAGCGTGAACCCTAAGAACTTCGGCGATCTCCTTTCCATGCCCAACGTGGACGGGGGGCTGGTGGGGG